One genomic segment of Suricata suricatta isolate VVHF042 chromosome 16, meerkat_22Aug2017_6uvM2_HiC, whole genome shotgun sequence includes these proteins:
- the MYLK3 gene encoding myosin light chain kinase 3, protein MSGASKEGLETRGLLVSGKAYLTTMDRKLNVLNEKVDKLLHFQEDVTEKLQCVCQGMGHLEQGLHRLEASHILGPGGADHTPPAESQAGWPEVLELVRAGRQDAAQHGARLEALFRMVVAMDKAIALVGAVFQNSKVVDFIMQGSVPWRKGSLADGPSENKDRVEEKGAKPKHALSTRAVQAEVRGPREGCSRVCGEVERLLGSADTPSSARPVCSRETRRISIHVQETDTPGELLVTRGDSLRHNPPEEAPAAAYPGEQDPPGPIPQTPPAKLEKQIPKGAGKISPLQKQSSSEGAKAEEKQGLGAESTKGPRGARRNTGDCAGALGRQQDKGPGTRHPEPGKDCRAGGVGRAEVGRTTPPGAEAGSVVLDDSPAPPAPFEHRVVSVKETSTSAVYTVCQHDVLGGGRFGQVHRCTEKSTGLSLAAKIIKVKSAKDREDVKNEVYIMNQLSHVNLIQLYDAFESKNSFTLVMEYVDGGELFDRITEEKYQLTELDVILFTKQICEGVHYLHQHYILHLDLKPENILCVNQTGHQIKIIDFGLARRYKPREKLKVNFGTPEFLAPEVVNYEFVSFPTDMWSVGVITYMLLSGLSPFLGETDAETMNFIVNCNWDFDADTFEGLSEEAKDFVSRLLVKEKSCRMSATQCLKHEWLNNLPAKASKSKVHLKSQLLLQKYMAQRKWKKHFYVVTAANRLRKFPTCP, encoded by the exons ATGTCTGGAGCATCCAAGGAGGGTTTGGAGACCCGGGGGCTGCTGGTGTCAGGCAAGGCCTACTTAACCACCATGGACAGAAAGCTTAATGTGCTAAACGAGAAGGTTGACAAACTCTTGCATTTCCAGGAAGACGTCACGGAGAAATTGCAGTGTGTGTGCCAAGGCATGGGCCACCTGGAGCAGGGCCTTCACCGCCTGGAGGCCTCTCACATCCTGGGCCCAGGGGGAGCCGACCACACTCCTCCGGCTGAGTCTCAGGCTGGGTGGCCAGAGGTCCTGGAGCTGGTGAGGGCTGGGCGGCAGGATGCTGCCCAGCACGGTGCCAGGCTTGAAGCCCTATTCAGGATGGTGGTGGCCATGGACAAGGCCATAGCTTTGGTGGGGGCTGTGTTCCAGAACTCGAAGGTGGTGGATTTCATCATGCAAGGGAGTGTCCCCTGGAGGAAAGGAAGCCTGGCTGATGGCCCTTCGGAG AACAAAGATCGAGTGGAAGAGAAAGGAGCCAAACCAAAGCACGCGCTGAGCACCAGAGCCGTGCAGGCCGAGGTCAGGGGGCCTCGGGAAG GGTGCAGCAGGGTCTGTGGGGAAGTGGAGCGGCTTCTCGGCTCTGCGGACACGCCCAGCTCAGCTCGACCTGTTTGTTCAAGAGAAACAAGAAG GATCTCCATCCATGTGCAGGAAACAGACACCCCTGGGGAGCTGCTTGTGACGCGAGGAGACAGCCTCAGACACAACCCCCCTGAGGAGGCCCCAGCAGCTGCCTATCCTGGTGAGCAGGACCCACCTGGGCCCATCCCCCAGACCCCTCCAGCCAAGTTGGAAAAACAGATCCCAAAAGGAGCTGGCAAGATTTCTCCACTGCAGAAGCAGAGCAGCAGTGAGGGAGCAAAGGCCGAGGAGAAGCAGGGGTTGGGGGCTGAGTCCACCAAGGGACCCAGAGGAGCCAGGAGGAACACGGGAGACTGTGCTGGAGCCCTGGGCCGGCAGCAGGACAAAGGCCCAGGGACGCGACACCCTGAGCCTGGAAAGGACTGCAGAGCTGGAGGCGTGGGCAGAGCCGAGGTGGGACGGACCACCCCCCCGGGAGCCGAGGCTGGCAGTGTGGTTCTGG ATGACAGTCCAGCCCCACCAGCCCCTTTTGAACACCGGGTGGTGAGTGTCAAGGAGACCTCAACCTCAGCAGTTTACACAGTGTGCCAGCATGACGTCTTGGGAGG AGGCCGGTTTGGCCAGGTCCACAGATGCACGGAGAAGTCTACAGGCCTCTCGCTGGCAGCCAAGATCATCAAAGTGAAGAGTGCCAAGGACCGG GAGGATGTGAAGAATGAGGTCTACATCATGAACCAGCTCAGCCACGTGAACCTGATCCAACTCTATGATGCCTTTGAGAGCAAGAACAGCTTTACCCTCGTCATGGAGTA TGTGGATGGAGGTGAACTCTTTGACCGGATCACAGAGGAGAAGTACCAGCTGACTGAACTGGATGTGATCTTGTTCACCAAGCAGATCTGTGAGGGTGTGCATTACCTCCATCAGCACTATATCCTGCACTTGGACCTCAAG ccGGAGAACATACTGTGTGTCAATCAGACAGGACATCAAATTAAGATCATTGACTTTGGGCTTGCCAGAAG GTACAAGCCTCGGGAGAAGCTTAAGGTGAACTTCGGCACTCCAGAGTTCCTGGCTCCGGAAGTCGTCAACTACGAGTTTGTGTCCTTCCCTACGGACATGTGGAGTGTGGGGGTCATTACCTACATGCT ACTCAGCGGTTTATCCCCATTTCTAGGGGAAACAGATGCAGAGACCATGAATTTTATTGTGAACTGTAACTGGGATTTTGATGCTGACACCTTTGAAGGGCTGTCAGAGGAGGCCAAGGATTTCGTTTCCCGCCTGCTGGTCAAAGAGAAGAG CTGCAGAATGAGTGCTACACAGTGCCTGAAACACGAGTGGTTGAATAATTTGCCTGCCAAAGCCTCAAAATCCAAAGTTCATCTCAAATCCCAATTATTACTGCAGAAATACATGGCTCAGAGGAAATGGaag AAACATTTCTACGTGGTGACGGCTGCCAACAGGCTAAGGAAATTTCCAACTTGCCCCTAA